Proteins encoded together in one Streptomyces sp. B1I3 window:
- the groL gene encoding chaperonin GroEL (60 kDa chaperone family; promotes refolding of misfolded polypeptides especially under stressful conditions; forms two stacked rings of heptamers to form a barrel-shaped 14mer; ends can be capped by GroES; misfolded proteins enter the barrel where they are refolded when GroES binds), translating to MAKILKFDEDARRALERGVNKLADTVKVTIGPKGRNVVIDKKFGAPTITNDGVTIAREVELDDPYENLGAQLVKEVATKTNDVAGDGTTTATVLAQALVREGLRNVAAGASPAALKKGIDAAVKAVSEELLATARPIDDKSDIAAVAALSAQDAQVGELIADAMDKVGKDGVITVEESNTFGLDLEFTEGMAFDKGYLSPYMVTDQERMEAVLDDPYILIHQGKIGSIQELLPLLEKVIQAGASKPLLIIAEDVEGEALSTLVVNKIRGTFNAVAVKAPGFGDRRKAMLGDIATLTGATVIAEEVGLKLDQAGLDVLGTARRVTVSKDDTTIVDGGGDSADVKGRVNQIKAEIESTDSDWDREKLQERLAKLAGGVCVIRVGAATEVELKEKKHRLEDAISATRAAVEEGIVSGGGSALVHAVKVLEGNLGKTGDEATGVAVVRRAAVEPLRWIAENAGLEGYVITSKVAELDKGQGFNAATGEYGDLVKAGVIDPVKVTRSALENAASIASLLLTTETLVVEKPADDEGDSGHGGHGHSH from the coding sequence ATGGCGAAGATTCTGAAGTTCGACGAGGACGCCCGTCGCGCCCTTGAGCGCGGCGTCAACAAGCTTGCCGACACGGTGAAGGTGACGATCGGCCCGAAGGGCCGCAACGTCGTCATCGACAAGAAGTTCGGCGCTCCCACCATCACCAACGACGGTGTCACCATCGCGCGCGAGGTCGAGCTCGACGACCCGTACGAGAACCTCGGTGCCCAGCTGGTGAAGGAGGTGGCGACCAAGACCAACGACGTAGCCGGTGACGGCACCACCACCGCCACCGTGCTCGCCCAGGCGCTCGTCCGCGAGGGTCTGCGCAACGTTGCCGCGGGCGCGTCCCCGGCCGCCCTGAAGAAGGGCATCGACGCCGCCGTGAAGGCCGTGTCCGAGGAGCTCCTCGCGACCGCCCGCCCGATCGACGACAAGTCCGACATCGCCGCCGTGGCCGCGCTCTCCGCGCAGGACGCCCAGGTCGGCGAGCTCATCGCGGACGCGATGGACAAGGTCGGCAAGGACGGTGTCATCACCGTCGAGGAGTCCAACACCTTCGGTCTGGACCTCGAGTTCACCGAGGGCATGGCCTTCGACAAGGGCTACCTCTCCCCGTACATGGTGACCGACCAGGAGCGTATGGAGGCCGTCCTCGACGACCCGTACATCCTGATCCACCAGGGCAAGATCGGCTCCATCCAGGAGCTGCTCCCGCTCCTGGAGAAGGTCATCCAGGCGGGTGCCTCCAAGCCGCTGCTCATCATCGCCGAGGACGTCGAGGGCGAGGCGCTCTCCACCCTCGTCGTCAACAAGATCCGTGGCACCTTCAACGCCGTCGCGGTGAAGGCCCCGGGCTTCGGTGACCGCCGCAAGGCCATGCTCGGAGACATCGCCACCCTCACCGGTGCGACCGTCATCGCCGAGGAGGTCGGCCTCAAGCTCGACCAGGCCGGTCTGGACGTGCTGGGCACCGCCCGCCGCGTCACCGTCTCGAAGGACGACACGACCATCGTCGACGGCGGCGGCGACTCCGCCGACGTCAAGGGCCGCGTCAACCAGATCAAGGCCGAGATCGAGTCCACGGACTCCGACTGGGACCGCGAGAAGCTCCAGGAGCGCCTCGCGAAGCTGGCCGGCGGCGTCTGCGTGATCCGTGTCGGTGCCGCCACCGAGGTGGAGCTCAAGGAGAAGAAGCACCGTCTGGAGGACGCCATCTCCGCGACCCGCGCCGCGGTCGAGGAGGGCATCGTCTCCGGTGGTGGCTCCGCTCTGGTCCACGCCGTCAAGGTCCTCGAGGGCAACCTCGGCAAGACCGGCGACGAGGCCACGGGTGTCGCGGTCGTGCGCCGCGCCGCCGTCGAGCCGCTGCGCTGGATCGCCGAGAACGCCGGCCTCGAGGGCTACGTCATCACCTCGAAGGTCGCCGAGCTCGACAAGGGTCAGGGCTTCAACGCCGCGACCGGCGAGTACGGCGACCTGGTGAAGGCCGGCGTCATCGACCCGGTCAAGGTCACCCGCTCCGCCCTGGAGAACGCCGCGTCCATCGCGTCGCTGCTGCTCACGACCGAGACCCTGGTCGTAGAGAAGCCGGCCGATGACGAGGGCGACTCCGGTCACGGCGGCCACGGCCACTCGCACTAG
- a CDS encoding LysR family transcriptional regulator: MIEARHLRVLRAVATTGSFSAAGRELGCTQPAVSQQMKALESSAGTPLLIRTGREMRLTEAGQALLRHASGILAGLTAAEEEVAAIAGLRAGRVRLVSFPSGSSTLVPGALAALRAAHPGTRVSLVEAEPPRSVEMLRDGDCDIALAFRYGTAGGEWDDLVVRPLLRDRLVGLVAEGHRLAGAEAVGIAELADESWIAGCPRCRRQLVEVCEESGFTPRIDFATDDYPAVIGLVGAGLGVAVLPELAVESVRPRGARTVTVEPAVEREIVALTLPDLARVPAVAATLDQLSLAAAR, translated from the coding sequence GTGATCGAAGCTCGTCATCTCCGTGTCCTGCGCGCCGTCGCCACCACCGGCTCGTTCTCCGCCGCCGGGCGGGAGCTCGGCTGCACCCAACCCGCGGTCAGCCAGCAGATGAAGGCGCTGGAGTCCTCGGCGGGTACACCTCTGCTGATCCGTACGGGGCGTGAGATGCGGCTCACCGAGGCAGGGCAGGCGCTGCTGCGCCACGCGTCCGGCATCCTCGCCGGGCTGACCGCCGCCGAGGAGGAGGTCGCGGCGATCGCCGGGCTGCGCGCGGGCCGCGTCCGGCTCGTGTCGTTCCCCAGCGGAAGCTCCACCCTCGTGCCGGGTGCCCTGGCCGCGCTGCGGGCCGCGCACCCGGGGACCCGGGTGTCACTCGTCGAGGCGGAGCCGCCGCGCTCGGTGGAGATGCTGCGTGACGGGGACTGCGACATCGCGCTGGCGTTCAGGTACGGGACGGCCGGCGGCGAGTGGGACGACCTGGTCGTACGTCCGCTTCTCCGGGACCGGCTGGTGGGCCTGGTGGCCGAAGGGCACCGGCTGGCGGGTGCCGAGGCGGTGGGCATCGCCGAGCTGGCGGACGAGTCGTGGATCGCGGGCTGCCCGCGCTGCAGGCGTCAGCTGGTGGAGGTCTGCGAGGAGTCCGGGTTCACGCCGCGGATCGACTTCGCCACGGACGACTACCCGGCCGTCATCGGGCTGGTCGGTGCGGGGCTCGGGGTGGCCGTCCTGCCCGAACTGGCGGTCGAGTCCGTCCGTCCCAGGGGGGCCCGAACCGTGACCGTGGAGCCCGCCGTGGAACGGGAGATCGTGGCGCTCACGCTGCCCGACCTCGCCCGGGTCCCGGCGGTGGCGGCCACGCTGGACCAGCTGTCCCTGGCGGCCGCGCGCTGA
- the groES gene encoding co-chaperone GroES, producing the protein MSTTSSKVAIKPLEDRIVVQPLDAEQTTASGLVIPDTAKEKPQEGVVLAVGPGRFENGERLPLDVKTGDVVLYSKYGGTEVKYNGEEYLVLSARDVLAIIEK; encoded by the coding sequence GTGTCGACCACCAGCTCCAAGGTTGCGATCAAGCCGCTCGAGGACCGCATTGTGGTCCAGCCGCTCGACGCCGAGCAGACCACGGCTTCCGGCCTGGTCATTCCGGACACCGCCAAGGAGAAGCCCCAGGAGGGCGTCGTCCTGGCCGTGGGCCCGGGCCGCTTCGAGAACGGCGAGCGCCTTCCGCTCGACGTCAAGACCGGCGATGTCGTTCTGTACAGCAAGTACGGCGGTACCGAGGTGAAGTACAACGGCGAGGAGTACCTCGTCCTCTCGGCGCGCGACGTTCTCGCGATCATCGAGAAGTAA
- a CDS encoding WhiB family transcriptional regulator has protein sequence MADFSRLPGPNADLWDWQLLAACRGVDSSLFFHPEGERGAARSARETSAKEVCMRCPVRAECAAHALAVREPYGVWGGLTEDEREELMGRARNRLISAHSGVPHGHPGPT, from the coding sequence ATGGCAGATTTCTCCCGCCTTCCCGGACCCAACGCAGATCTGTGGGACTGGCAGTTGCTGGCCGCCTGCCGCGGGGTCGACAGTTCACTGTTCTTCCACCCCGAAGGAGAGCGCGGGGCGGCCCGGAGCGCCCGTGAGACCTCGGCGAAAGAGGTCTGCATGCGGTGCCCCGTGCGCGCCGAGTGCGCAGCACACGCCCTCGCGGTACGGGAGCCCTACGGCGTGTGGGGCGGCCTGACCGAGGACGAACGCGAAGAGCTCATGGGCCGGGCCCGCAACCGCCTGATCTCGGCCCACTCGGGAGTCCCGCACGGACACCCCGGCCCCACCTGA
- a CDS encoding polysaccharide deacetylase family protein has protein sequence MQLVRQNEKPVIKPHRTACAVLVALLIGAAASGCADGGDEGAAGQGEPAAGQPGAAAAQAGPAAAAAAAETRAEAELLNRQQAARVAVAKRWGLSEVPLTAPAPPAEKPHIATREGFEVEGGEDLPPVFTTVPTKERIVFLTMDDGAEKDPELLRMMSELNIPYSAFLSDYEVSDDYGYFKEMQAHGVTLNNHTLTHPYLPGLSEEDQRREICGSQDRIEKRLGKRPTLFRPPYGNYNGDTLRVAKSCGIEAVPLWAAEAFPDRMEWREWDRDLHPGDIILTHFRGPDDWDGSMADMIRNVMRTVTGKGYAVARLEDYV, from the coding sequence ATGCAACTAGTACGACAAAACGAAAAACCTGTCATCAAACCGCACAGAACGGCCTGTGCGGTCCTGGTCGCCCTGCTGATCGGTGCCGCCGCCTCCGGTTGCGCCGACGGTGGGGACGAAGGGGCCGCCGGCCAGGGGGAGCCGGCGGCCGGGCAGCCGGGAGCCGCCGCCGCGCAGGCGGGCCCCGCCGCGGCCGCGGCCGCTGCCGAGACGCGGGCCGAGGCCGAGCTGCTGAATCGGCAGCAGGCGGCCCGCGTCGCCGTCGCGAAGAGGTGGGGGCTGTCCGAGGTCCCGCTCACCGCGCCCGCGCCGCCTGCCGAGAAGCCGCACATCGCCACCCGCGAGGGCTTCGAGGTCGAGGGCGGGGAGGATCTGCCGCCGGTCTTCACCACCGTGCCGACCAAGGAGCGGATCGTCTTCCTGACGATGGACGACGGCGCCGAGAAGGACCCCGAGCTGCTGCGGATGATGTCGGAGCTGAACATCCCGTACAGCGCCTTCCTCAGCGACTACGAGGTGAGCGACGACTACGGCTACTTCAAGGAGATGCAGGCCCACGGGGTCACCCTCAACAACCACACGCTCACCCACCCCTACCTCCCCGGGCTGTCCGAGGAGGACCAGCGGCGGGAGATCTGCGGCTCGCAGGACAGGATCGAGAAGCGCCTGGGGAAGCGGCCCACTCTCTTCCGGCCGCCGTACGGCAACTACAACGGCGACACCCTGCGCGTCGCCAAGTCCTGCGGCATCGAGGCCGTGCCCCTGTGGGCCGCCGAGGCGTTCCCCGACCGCATGGAGTGGCGCGAGTGGGACAGGGACCTGCATCCCGGCGACATCATCCTCACCCACTTCCGGGGCCCTGACGACTGGGACGGATCCATGGCCGACATGATCCGCAACGTCATGAGGACGGTCACCGGCAAGGGGTACGCCGTGGCCAGGCTGGAGGACTACGTCTGA
- a CDS encoding sigma-70 family RNA polymerase sigma factor — MRDDETTVIGALVHRAVDGDAQATHDLLAHVHPLALRYCRSRLNRLPGDARHFVEDLAQEVCVAVLMALPRYKDTGRPFEAFVFAIAGHKVADLQRAAMRHPGSTAVPSDEMPERPDDSLGPEERALLSSDAAWAKKLLANLPENQRELLVLRVAVGLTAEETGQMLGMSPGAVRVAQHRALSRLRALAGQ; from the coding sequence ATGCGTGACGACGAGACGACGGTGATCGGTGCTCTGGTGCACCGTGCCGTCGACGGCGACGCGCAGGCCACGCACGACCTGCTGGCCCACGTCCACCCCCTGGCCCTGCGGTACTGCAGGTCCCGGCTGAACCGGCTGCCCGGTGATGCCCGTCACTTCGTGGAGGACCTGGCGCAGGAGGTGTGCGTCGCGGTGCTGATGGCGCTGCCGCGGTACAAGGACACCGGCAGACCCTTCGAAGCCTTCGTCTTCGCCATCGCGGGCCACAAGGTCGCCGACCTCCAGCGCGCCGCGATGCGGCACCCGGGGTCGACGGCGGTGCCCTCCGACGAGATGCCGGAGCGGCCCGACGACTCGCTCGGTCCGGAGGAGCGCGCGCTGCTCAGCAGCGATGCGGCCTGGGCGAAGAAGCTTCTCGCCAATCTTCCGGAGAACCAGCGCGAGCTGCTGGTCCTCCGGGTCGCGGTCGGGCTGACCGCGGAGGAGACCGGGCAGATGCTCGGTATGTCGCCGGGCGCGGTGCGGGTCGCCCAGCACCGCGCACTGAGCAGACTGCGCGCCCTCGCGGGGCAGTAG
- a CDS encoding response regulator transcription factor — protein MTSVLVCDDSPLAREALRRAVATVPGVERVTTAANGEEVLRRWGADRSDLILMDVRMPGLGGVETVRRLLSADPGARIIMLTVAEDLDGVALAVAAGARGYLHKDASRAELRATVTQALADPTWRLAPRRLRSAEMGAAPTLTAREIQVLEGMSHGRSNAEIGRELFLSEDTVKTHARRLFKKLGASDRAHAVALGFRWGLVR, from the coding sequence ATGACATCCGTCCTCGTCTGCGACGACTCCCCGCTCGCCCGAGAAGCGCTTCGCCGCGCGGTTGCGACCGTGCCCGGCGTGGAGCGGGTGACGACGGCGGCCAACGGTGAGGAAGTCCTCCGCCGCTGGGGGGCCGACCGTTCGGATCTGATTCTGATGGACGTACGCATGCCCGGCCTGGGGGGTGTGGAGACGGTCCGGCGGCTGCTCTCGGCGGACCCCGGGGCCAGGATCATCATGCTGACCGTCGCCGAGGACCTGGACGGCGTGGCGCTCGCCGTCGCCGCCGGCGCCCGCGGATACCTGCACAAGGACGCCTCGCGCGCCGAACTGCGGGCCACCGTGACCCAGGCGCTGGCCGATCCGACGTGGCGGCTGGCCCCGCGCCGGCTGCGGTCCGCGGAGATGGGCGCGGCCCCGACGCTCACCGCGCGGGAGATCCAGGTGCTCGAAGGCATGAGCCACGGCCGCTCCAACGCCGAGATCGGACGCGAGCTGTTCCTCTCGGAGGACACGGTGAAGACGCACGCGAGGCGTCTGTTCAAGAAGCTCGGCGCCTCGGACCGTGCGCACGCCGTGGCGCTCGGCTTCCGCTGGGGCCTGGTCCGCTGA
- the guaB gene encoding IMP dehydrogenase, producing the protein MTANVDGVPEKFATLGLTYDDVLLLPGASDMAPDQIDTSSYISKNVRVNIPLLSAAMDKVTEARMAIAMARQGGAGVLHRNLSIADQANQVDLVKRSESGMVTDPITVHPDATLHEANALCAKFRISGVPVTDAAGKLLGIVTNRDMAFEPDRARQVREVMTPMPLVTGKVGISGVDAMELLRRHKIEKLPLVDDAGVLKGLITVKDFVKAEKYPHAAKDKEGRLLVGAAVGVAGDAFERAQALAEAGVDFIVVDTAHGHSRLVGDMVAKIKSNASGVDVIGGNIATRDGAQALIDSGVDGIKVGVGPGSICTTRVVAGIGVPQVTAIYEASLAAKAAGVPVIGDGGLQYSGDIAKALVAGADTVMLGSLLAGCEESPGELMFINGKQFKSYRGMGSLAAMQTRGDQRSYSKDRYFQEGVASDEKLVPEGIEGQVPYRGPLSAVVHQLTGGLRQSMFYVGGRTVPELQNNGRFVRITSAGLKESHPHDIQMTVEAPNYSRK; encoded by the coding sequence ATGACTGCAAACGTCGACGGAGTGCCCGAGAAATTCGCGACGCTCGGGCTGACATACGACGACGTGCTGCTGCTGCCCGGCGCGTCCGACATGGCGCCCGATCAGATCGATACCTCTTCGTACATCTCGAAGAACGTGCGGGTGAACATCCCGCTGCTCTCGGCGGCGATGGACAAGGTCACCGAGGCACGCATGGCGATCGCCATGGCACGTCAGGGCGGCGCGGGTGTCCTGCACCGCAATCTCTCCATCGCCGACCAGGCCAACCAGGTCGACCTCGTCAAGCGCTCCGAGTCCGGCATGGTCACCGACCCGATCACGGTGCACCCGGACGCGACGCTGCACGAGGCCAACGCCCTGTGCGCCAAGTTCCGCATCAGCGGTGTCCCGGTCACCGACGCGGCCGGCAAGCTCCTCGGCATCGTCACCAACCGCGACATGGCCTTCGAGCCGGACCGTGCGCGCCAGGTGCGCGAGGTCATGACGCCGATGCCGCTGGTCACGGGCAAGGTCGGCATCTCCGGCGTGGACGCCATGGAGCTGCTGCGCCGCCACAAGATCGAGAAGCTTCCACTGGTCGACGACGCCGGGGTGCTCAAGGGCCTCATCACCGTCAAGGACTTCGTCAAGGCGGAGAAGTACCCGCACGCCGCCAAGGACAAGGAAGGCCGGCTGCTCGTCGGTGCCGCCGTCGGCGTCGCCGGTGACGCCTTCGAGCGGGCGCAGGCGCTCGCCGAGGCCGGTGTCGACTTCATCGTCGTCGACACCGCGCACGGCCACTCCCGCCTCGTCGGCGACATGGTCGCCAAGATCAAGTCGAACGCCTCGGGCGTCGACGTCATCGGGGGCAACATCGCCACCCGTGACGGCGCGCAGGCGCTGATCGACTCGGGCGTCGACGGCATCAAGGTCGGCGTCGGCCCCGGCTCCATCTGCACCACCCGTGTGGTCGCCGGCATCGGCGTCCCGCAGGTCACCGCCATCTACGAGGCCTCGCTCGCCGCGAAGGCGGCCGGTGTCCCGGTCATCGGCGACGGCGGCCTGCAGTACTCCGGCGACATCGCCAAGGCCCTCGTGGCCGGCGCGGACACCGTCATGCTCGGCTCGCTGCTCGCGGGCTGCGAGGAGTCCCCGGGCGAGCTGATGTTCATCAACGGCAAGCAGTTCAAGTCGTACCGCGGCATGGGTTCGCTCGCCGCCATGCAGACCCGTGGTGACCAGCGCTCCTACTCCAAGGACCGCTACTTCCAGGAGGGCGTGGCGTCCGACGAGAAGCTGGTCCCCGAGGGCATCGAGGGTCAGGTTCCCTACCGGGGCCCCCTCTCCGCGGTGGTCCACCAGCTCACCGGCGGTCTGCGCCAGTCGATGTTCTACGTCGGCGGCAGGACGGTTCCGGAACTCCAGAACAACGGCCGCTTCGTCCGGATCACCTCGGCGGGTCTCAAGGAGAGCCACCCGCACGACATCCAGATGACGGTCGAAGCACCGAACTACAGCAGGAAGTAA
- a CDS encoding GuaB3 family IMP dehydrogenase-related protein produces the protein MTEIEIGRGKRGRRAYAFDDIAVVPSRRTRDPKEVSIAWQIDAYRFELPFLAAPMDSVVSPQTAIRIGELGGLGVLNLEGLWTRHADPQSLLDEIAEMPVETATPRLQEIYSAPIQEELIGQRIKEVRDSGVVTAAALSPQRTAQFSKAVVDAGVDIFVIRGTTVSAEHVSGAAEPLNLKQFIYELDVPVIVGGCATYTAALHLMRTGAAGVLVGFGGGAAHTTRNVFGIQVPMATAVADVAGARRDYMDESGGRYVHVIADGGVGWSGDLPKAIACGADAVMMGSPLARATDAPGRGRHWGMEAVHADVPRGKLVDLGSVGTTEEVLTGPSHNPDGSMNIFGALRRAMATTGYSDLKEFQRVEVTVADSQHRR, from the coding sequence GTGACTGAGATCGAGATCGGGCGCGGCAAGCGCGGCCGCCGTGCATACGCGTTCGACGACATCGCTGTCGTGCCGAGCCGTCGTACCCGTGACCCGAAGGAGGTCTCGATCGCCTGGCAGATCGACGCCTACCGCTTCGAGCTGCCCTTCCTGGCCGCTCCCATGGACTCGGTGGTCTCCCCGCAGACCGCCATCCGCATCGGCGAGCTGGGTGGCCTGGGCGTCCTCAACCTCGAAGGGCTGTGGACCCGGCACGCCGACCCGCAGTCCCTCCTCGACGAGATCGCCGAGATGCCCGTGGAGACCGCGACCCCGCGGCTCCAGGAGATCTACTCCGCTCCCATCCAGGAGGAGCTGATCGGCCAGCGCATCAAGGAGGTGCGCGACTCCGGTGTCGTCACCGCCGCCGCGCTCTCGCCGCAGCGCACCGCGCAGTTCTCCAAGGCCGTCGTCGACGCGGGCGTGGACATCTTCGTCATCCGCGGTACGACGGTCTCCGCCGAGCACGTCTCCGGTGCCGCCGAGCCGCTCAACCTGAAGCAGTTCATCTACGAGCTGGACGTCCCGGTGATCGTCGGCGGCTGCGCCACCTACACCGCCGCCCTGCACCTGATGCGCACCGGCGCGGCCGGCGTCCTCGTCGGCTTCGGCGGCGGCGCGGCGCACACCACGCGCAACGTCTTCGGCATCCAGGTCCCGATGGCCACCGCGGTCGCCGACGTGGCCGGTGCGCGCCGTGACTACATGGACGAGTCCGGCGGCCGGTACGTGCACGTCATCGCGGACGGCGGCGTCGGCTGGTCCGGCGACCTGCCCAAGGCCATCGCCTGCGGCGCGGACGCCGTGATGATGGGCTCCCCGCTGGCCCGTGCCACGGACGCTCCCGGCCGTGGCCGGCACTGGGGCATGGAGGCCGTCCACGCGGACGTGCCGCGCGGCAAGCTGGTCGACCTCGGTTCCGTCGGCACGACGGAGGAGGTCCTCACCGGCCCCTCGCACAACCCCGACGGCTCGATGAACATCTTCGGCGCGCTGCGCCGGGCGATGGCCACCACGGGCTACAGCGACCTCAAGGAGTTCCAGCGCGTCGAGGTGACGGTCGCGGACTCGCAGCACCGCCGCTGA
- a CDS encoding SDR family oxidoreductase has protein sequence MTTALITGATAGIGAAFARRLAGDGHNLVLVARDTERLRAQATELHDRHGIEAEVLTADLSTDAGIEAVEARLTKRVSPVDLLVNNAGFGNKGRYLDVSMADELTMLKVHCEAVLRLTSAAAGGMRERGRGGVVNVASVAAFLPRGTYGASKAWVVQFTQGAAKDLAGSGVRLMALCPGFVRTEFHERAGMGTGNIPGWMWLDADKLVAAALADLARGRTVSVPDPRYKAMMGLVKVTPRGLLGGVTSRAGRTYGPR, from the coding sequence ATGACGACTGCACTGATTACGGGCGCGACGGCGGGGATCGGCGCCGCCTTCGCACGGCGGCTCGCGGGTGACGGGCACAACCTGGTGCTGGTGGCCCGTGACACGGAGCGGCTGCGCGCACAGGCCACGGAACTGCACGACCGGCACGGCATCGAGGCCGAGGTGCTGACGGCCGACCTGTCCACGGACGCCGGGATCGAGGCGGTCGAGGCCCGCCTGACGAAGCGTGTGAGCCCCGTCGACCTGCTGGTGAACAACGCCGGCTTCGGCAACAAGGGGCGTTACCTGGACGTCTCCATGGCCGATGAACTGACCATGCTGAAGGTGCACTGCGAGGCGGTGCTCCGGTTGACCTCGGCTGCAGCGGGCGGGATGCGGGAGCGTGGCCGCGGCGGAGTGGTCAACGTGGCCTCGGTGGCGGCCTTCCTGCCCCGGGGGACGTACGGGGCGTCGAAGGCGTGGGTCGTGCAGTTCACCCAGGGTGCGGCGAAGGACCTCGCGGGTTCGGGGGTGCGGCTGATGGCGCTCTGCCCCGGCTTCGTACGGACGGAGTTCCACGAGCGGGCGGGGATGGGTACGGGCAACATCCCCGGCTGGATGTGGCTCGACGCGGACAAGCTGGTCGCGGCGGCCCTGGCCGACCTGGCCAGGGGCAGGACGGTGTCCGTGCCGGATCCCCGGTACAAGGCGATGATGGGTCTGGTGAAGGTGACACCCCGGGGACTCCTCGGCGGAGTCACCTCCCGCGCGGGCCGTACCTACGGCCCCCGGTAG
- a CDS encoding MOSC domain-containing protein, with protein sequence MKLLSVNLGRPTASPNTDGPGGVTGIDKRPADGPVTVTDPGPKGTGGSGLAGDAVCDLRHHGGSDQAVYAFAREELDAWEKELGRPLPNGTFGENLTTLGLPVSDARIGERWRIGGGVVLEVTAGRIPCRTFAGHLDEKGWVKRFTRAAATGAYLRVVEPGTIRAGDPVEIVHRPDHEVTAALQFRAVTTERELLPLLLAAGEALHPEALRQARKYVAAHGS encoded by the coding sequence ATGAAGTTGCTGAGCGTGAATCTGGGCCGCCCCACGGCCTCCCCGAACACCGACGGCCCCGGCGGGGTCACCGGGATCGACAAGCGTCCGGCCGATGGCCCGGTGACGGTCACCGACCCCGGCCCCAAGGGCACCGGCGGCAGCGGCCTGGCCGGTGACGCCGTATGCGACCTGCGCCACCACGGCGGCTCGGACCAGGCGGTGTACGCCTTCGCCCGAGAGGAGCTCGACGCCTGGGAGAAGGAGCTGGGCCGGCCCCTTCCCAACGGCACGTTCGGCGAGAACCTGACGACCCTCGGCCTTCCGGTGAGCGACGCCAGGATCGGTGAGCGCTGGCGCATCGGCGGCGGAGTGGTCCTGGAGGTCACCGCGGGCCGCATACCGTGCCGGACGTTCGCGGGCCATCTGGACGAGAAGGGATGGGTGAAGCGGTTCACGCGGGCGGCGGCAACGGGCGCGTACCTGCGGGTCGTCGAACCGGGGACGATCCGTGCCGGCGACCCGGTCGAGATCGTGCACCGTCCGGACCACGAGGTCACCGCCGCGCTGCAGTTCCGTGCCGTCACGACCGAGCGGGAGCTCCTGCCGCTCCTGCTGGCCGCCGGGGAGGCCCTGCATCCGGAGGCGCTGCGCCAGGCGCGGAAGTACGTGGCGGCGCACGGCTCCTGA